The genome window TCCAGGCATTGCGCGCAGCGAGCGGATCACGCACCACCGCCCATCCCGCGGCAAGAGACAGGATCACTCGATTCAGAACCGACCACCCTAGCAGTGCGAGCGCCACTCCGGGACGGCCCGCTGCCAACCCCACTCCCAGCCCCAGCAAACCAAACGGCATCGCAAACGTCAGGCCGGTCCCTATGTGTCCCTTGGGACGCGAGAAACGCGTACTCTTCATCCAGCGTATCTGATGAAGAAGTGAGTCCTTGCAGGAGCGGCTCAACACCACGTGATCGATCACATGATGCGAGAGCACCACTTCATAGCCCGCTTCGTACACTCTTTGCCCAAGAACATAGTCATCGGCACAATATTCAGCCAGCTGTCCAAACCCGCCGATGACATTCAAAGCGTCACGCCTGACTGCCATGGTCGGCCCGAGTGCGAATTTCATGCCCTCCAGCATGTTGGCCACGATCACACCCGCAGTCATTTCTACCGACATTCCCAACGCTTCCAGACGCGACCAGATGCCGCCTGTGGGCACGCCGCGGTAGAGGCAACTCACCAGGCCGACTTTCTCTTCGAGCAAGGGAGCTACGACTTCTCGCAGATAGGTCGTCGTCACGTGCACGTCACTGTCGCTGATAACGAGATAGTCGGCACGAGCTACGGCAGTCATCTTTTCCAGCGAGCAGACTTTGGCATTTGGCTGGTCTGGTTCGCCGGAGAGCACGATCTTCACCGCTACATTGGGATGGCGCTGCTGAAGCAAGGAGACTATGGCGAGCGCGGGATCGCTGGCCTCGCGTGCCCCGAAAACGATCTCGAAATCCGGATAATCCTGGTGAAAGAAGCTTTCCAGATTGGCTTGCAGGTTGGTCTCCAGGCCGCAAACAGGCTTGAGCACGCTCACGAAGGGTAGAAGGGAAACGGGCGAATCCTGCTTACCCGAACGGCGGTAAAAACGAATCGCCGAAACCAGCACCAGGACCAGGAACACCGTGCAACTGACCAAACCAGCGAGCGCTAAAAATAGTAACGAGCCAATAAGCATCCGACAGCCCTTACCCCCAGAAAACACACTATCTTTAAGACCACATCACACTTGTAAAAATCCAGCAAAAAAGCGCCTGTTAGATAAATATTAAGTAGTCTAACTCTTCTTGTGCAGGACGGC of Terriglobales bacterium contains these proteins:
- the hpnI gene encoding bacteriohopanetetrol glucosamine biosynthesis glycosyltransferase HpnI — protein: MLIGSLLFLALAGLVSCTVFLVLVLVSAIRFYRRSGKQDSPVSLLPFVSVLKPVCGLETNLQANLESFFHQDYPDFEIVFGAREASDPALAIVSLLQQRHPNVAVKIVLSGEPDQPNAKVCSLEKMTAVARADYLVISDSDVHVTTTYLREVVAPLLEEKVGLVSCLYRGVPTGGIWSRLEALGMSVEMTAGVIVANMLEGMKFALGPTMAVRRDALNVIGGFGQLAEYCADDYVLGQRVYEAGYEVVLSHHVIDHVVLSRSCKDSLLHQIRWMKSTRFSRPKGHIGTGLTFAMPFGLLGLGVGLAAGRPGVALALLGWSVLNRVILSLAAGWAVVRDPLAARNAWSYPIRDFMGFCFWCASFLGTTIVWRKERYRLLYGGKMIRISGPATAEAESRTVAVDNLA